The genomic window TGTACCTGCATCTCTCTGCCAAATCCGGTAACGAGGGCACACAGCAAACAAGAGTTATTTGACCGCCTCCGGAGCTGAATTGCAGTAAGGCGTATGTAAGCAAACCAACCTAGTCGACGTTAAACACAGGCACGCAAACCCTAACCCCATCAAAAGCCCGTAGTAACTCTTCCTGGCATCCAACCTCACCGACCGCTTAAACACCCGCCCGAAACTAGGGATCAACGTCCCGCAAGCAAACACCATCCAATAGTCGAGCCCGTTGTAGTCGATGCCTGCAAGTATCGCACCGATAGCTGAGGTGGGACCTGCGAACCCAGTTAGGGCAGCGGCAGCCAGGGCAGCCCGCCAGCTGTCGGTGGCGCCGAATATGCAGCTGGCGACGGCAGCACCACGTGGCAAGCCGTGAAGGGAGGCCGGGAGTACCATGTGGCGGCCGAGGCCGTAAGCTTTGGGGGCTGCCACCCCCAGGGCTAGCCCTTCGGCTAGGGCGTGTAGGGAGATGGCCCCGCACGCCAAGAATGATTGCAAAGTTAGTGCACTTAAAGAAAGGGTAGAAGAATGCGGGAAATCATTGACGGAGGCCTTCTTGCGCTGTACCAGGTTTAATATGCTGGATGTGGCTGCATGGTAGAAAACGGAGCCTGAGAAAAGGATAGTGAGGAGGGAAAAGAAGCCCATTTTTGAGGCAGCGAGTAGTTGTAAGGGTCGCCATGCCGCGAGGAGAAAGGCAATGCCAGAAGCCACACCGGTTAGGAGAGTATGCGGCAGGTGGAAAGCAAGAGTGAAGGCAACAAGGGTGATGCCGCCAAAAAGCGGGCCAAGACCGAACAGAAATGACACCAAGAAGCCTGAGGCATCTTCGGATCTGTAACATGGATTAAATAGTTAATAGCAGAAGCTTGTCTCTTTTCTGATAAACCCGTATAGATCAAAATTTTACTGAAAAAACTGTATTGAGTAATGAAAACTGGAGCTTACTTGTATCCATGGCTAAACCCCTGAAGCACTACGCTTAAAGTTTCCATGAAAGCAACAGCAAGTGTGCCGGCAGAAGCAACTTGAGATGGAGTAGCTTCCTGGAAAGGAAATAGAAAAGATATATATTATGTTGCACTTGAAAGACGGAAGAATGAGGCACAGAAATGAAGTAGCCAACCCCAAAATTAGATTCTAATGCTAACTGTATGGAACAAAGGGGGGGTCAGTAAGTTTTAATTACCTTGAAAGCATCAGGGAGGACCTCAGCAATCACCATCCATATCATGCATCCAGCAGCAAAGCCCGTACAGAATGGAAGGACCTTGTGGAATGCATCGGCACAAAGGAACGATGGAACAGCTACAAGGGGCTGAAAAATAACACGAAGCCAAAGTTATTTTCGTAATTGAAACTCGGAATGGAAAATAGAGGTGTTACACAAGCTGTCATCATTGCTTATTATGTTCAGCAGGGCATGGCATTTATATTCTTAGAGGGAAACCAGAAGGGAGAACAATTTTCAAGTTCAAAAACAAGTTCATTAATTATGCAGAAAATAAATTGCTGTGGCaacataaattttgaattacttTAAATGAAGAGCACTTGCAAAACCTGCCAGTCTTCTcaacatttttataaaaaacaagCTCCGAGAACAGGAGTTAAGACAAATTTGCAATCAAATTTAGTCCAACTAGAACCATAATttactggaaaaaaaaaaggaccctTTGTGTTCAATGTTAGCTGCTTGGCCAATTAAAAGGAGTGTGCACGATTCGGTTGGTCTGTTTTTGGAGCAAATATGTTTGACCTATACAGTGGTCAAATATGATAAGTTTTCAACTCTTAAACCCATTTTTCTCATAGTGGGGCCTGCTTGATTTATCAGTAAGTAGAAGCAACTATACTAGTGTGGATAGTTGTTGCAGTGGTAAACCTTAGATTTTTTTGGAGAGGATGCGAGTCCCAAACTCTCTGACCAGACAATACTTTTCTACTTGTAAATTTAATGTGAGTAATTTATCTTTTGTTGCTGataatttaactaatttttataACCAGAATTGGTTTAATTCAGTTTGAAACCAGATTTTTGTAGAAGAATACAGAAGAATGTAGACAGACAACATATTCTTCAGTTCAAGAAAATAAGACAAATAATTTGATAATGATAACTGCAATGGACAAAGTTTACCTGAGGCAATGATGTAATGAAACTCCACAACATGGCATTTTGCGGGGAGACCCCTCGAGAAGCAAGAACCATGCTCACAGCTAAACCTTCAGGTATGTTGTGCACAGCTATTGCTAGGGTTACCAGAATTCCTTGAGAAAGTCCTTTTGATCCAGCAAAGGACACCCCAACGCCTGAACCCTCTCCAAAAGAATGAAGTGTCATTATTCCAACCACAAGTATTACTTTACTAGCATCGGCACCTTTAATGTCCAGCATGCTTACTTCTCCATATTGTTCAAGAAACTGCACAGCAAAGAACAACATTAGTTAAATACATTATTATGTGCGATTCAATGTCTATGAAAGATAAGTAGGACATGTCACACCAAAATTGACACTGTAAGACATTGCATGACCACTCACCAAAATTAACAAAAAGTCTAATTTCAAATGCAAGGGTTGAACGATGTGATTAAATTACAAGATACTTTGGTATCTAAAGTGAAGAATAAAAAGATAACTGAAGAATGGAGGATATCCAAATTACAGATATTCGACCTTGTTTTCGTTGTTTTCTCCTAAGGAAAATAGTTTGAAAACATAAAAGAAGGTAAGAAAACATTGCCAAGCTGAGCATGCATGTAGTGCAACAATTGCATTACAATTAGAAAATTACCAACAATTAGAAGAACACAAAGAAGCAATTCAATCAAGTGATATGCATGCACATATGATCAGAGACAAATATGGCTATCTAAGTAAATGAAGTTGTAAACTGAACACATTTTATGCTGGCAAGCTACAAAactaaaaataacataatatgcTCAACCATTTAGGTTGAGAATATAAACATGGATTTCAACCTTTCTTTTATCGACACTTTATACCTTCTTACAAAGCCAAATGAAGATCCCTCCACTTAAAAGCCCAACAACCACCCAGTTTCCACCACCGTAATCCTGGCCTTCCTGAACAAGATCAAAGCTTGCGGCCAACATCAC from Ananas comosus cultivar F153 linkage group 23, ASM154086v1, whole genome shotgun sequence includes these protein-coding regions:
- the LOC109727797 gene encoding putative zinc transporter At3g08650, yielding MAQRIEIVLPFLLFFLVLNGHTLAESEKEIVHRIRTAPHRNIENKVNDGTVTAGFDNFQSFGEREVGRSRVSVSTVAWLTLAMAAATGLGAIPFFFVELEAQWAGVCNGLAAGVMLAASFDLVQEGQDYGGGNWVVVGLLSGGIFIWLCKKFLEQYGEVSMLDIKGADASKVILVVGIMTLHSFGEGSGVGVSFAGSKGLSQGILVTLAIAVHNIPEGLAVSMVLASRGVSPQNAMLWSFITSLPQPLVAVPSFLCADAFHKVLPFCTGFAAGCMIWMVIAEVLPDAFKEATPSQVASAGTLAVAFMETLSVVLQGFSHGYKSEDASGFLVSFLFGLGPLFGGITLVAFTLAFHLPHTLLTGVASGIAFLLAAWRPLQLLAASKMGFFSLLTILFSGSVFYHAATSSILNLVQRKKASVNDFPHSSTLSLSALTLQSFLACGAISLHALAEGLALGVAAPKAYGLGRHMVLPASLHGLPRGAAVASCIFGATDSWRAALAAAALTGFAGPTSAIGAILAGIDYNGLDYWMVFACGTLIPSFGRVFKRSVRLDARKSYYGLLMGLGFACLCLTSTRLVCLHTPYCNSAPEAVK